Within bacterium, the genomic segment CAGTGAGCCTGGGACGAGGTGCGCTCGCGCACGCGCCTGGCCTCCATCGACTTGAGCTCGGTCTTCTCCACCCAGGACAATGCGAAGGAGACGGAGCGACACTCGCTCCGCCTCCGATATGTGCGCTTTCTACAGAATCGGCGCCTGGTACGGGGGCTGGGAGAGTTTCAGCACAATCTGGAGCTCGGCCTCGACCTGCGTTCCCTGGCGGGAGTCGGCTATGGCGGTTTCCTCGTCGATACCAATCGCACCTCTTTGGCGGTGGGGGCGGGGTTCGGCCTCAGCCAGGAGATCCTGGTCGACTCGGAGTCTGGCCGCACCAGCCTGGAGGGCATCCTGGCGCTCGACTACTCCTTCTTCACCTACGACACGCCGAAGACCGATGTCTCGGTCTCCTTCATCGTCTTCCCCAGCCTCTCCGAGTCGGGCCGCGTGCGGTTGGAGCTCGATTCGTCGCTGCGCCGCGAGATCGTCAAGGACTTTTACTGGAGCCTCAGCGTCTACGACAGCTACGACAGCGACTCATCGACCGCCAGCGGCGAGAAGAACGACTGGGGAGCGGCGACCTCTTTCGGTTGGACTTTTTGAAGTGGGCGCCCGCGCCTTGCGAACAATGGTTTCGGGGATCGCGCCCGAGCGCAGGCGCCCGGCGGATCGACCACCCTGAAGGGTCGTTTATCGGCCTTTGGGATGCCACCTGCCGGGGCGGCGCGTTCGCGAGTGTCACTGTCGCATAGTTGTCACACGGGCGTTGCACGCTTTCCATCTCGTCTTCCTAGATTTTGAGGACGATTTCAGGCAACTCGCGGGC encodes:
- a CDS encoding DUF481 domain-containing protein, giving the protein MRSRTRLASIDLSSVFSTQDNAKETERHSLRLRYVRFLQNRRLVRGLGEFQHNLELGLDLRSLAGVGYGGFLVDTNRTSLAVGAGFGLSQEILVDSESGRTSLEGILALDYSFFTYDTPKTDVSVSFIVFPSLSESGRVRLELDSSLRREIVKDFYWSLSVYDSYDSDSSTASGEKNDWGAATSFGWTF